A genomic window from Rhizobium sp. EC-SD404 includes:
- a CDS encoding adenylosuccinate synthase, with protein MANVVVVGSQWGDEGKGKIVDWLSERADIVVRFQGGHNAGHTLVIDGKVYKLSLLPSGVVREGKLAVIGNGVVIDPHALLSEMDKLAGQGLTITPENLRIAENATLILSLHRELDGLREDAANDTGTKIGTTRRGIGPAYEDKVGRRAIRVLDLADLDSLPGKVDRLLTHHNALRRGLGQAEVDQDVILDELKAVAERLLPYSEAVWRLLDRERRRGARILFEGAQGTLLDIDHGTYPFVTSSNTVAGQAAAGSGMGPGSVGYVLGITKAYTTRVGEGPFPTEQQNEIGNFLGERGHEFGTVTGRKRRCGWFDAVLVRQSVATNGISGIALTKLDVLDGLDELKICVGYELDGETYDYLPASQGLQARVKPIYETLEGWKESTVGARRWSDLPAQAVKYVRHIEELIGAPVALLSTSPERDDTILVTDPFED; from the coding sequence ATGGCGAATGTGGTTGTGGTCGGCTCGCAATGGGGCGACGAGGGCAAGGGCAAGATCGTCGACTGGCTCTCCGAAAGAGCCGATATCGTCGTTCGGTTTCAAGGCGGGCACAATGCCGGCCATACGCTCGTCATCGACGGCAAGGTCTATAAACTCTCGCTGCTGCCTTCCGGCGTGGTGCGCGAAGGAAAGCTTGCCGTCATTGGCAACGGCGTTGTCATCGATCCTCATGCATTGCTGAGCGAGATGGACAAGCTCGCTGGCCAGGGCCTGACGATCACGCCCGAAAATCTGCGCATTGCCGAAAATGCAACGCTCATCCTGTCGCTGCACCGCGAACTCGATGGTCTGCGCGAAGACGCGGCCAACGACACGGGCACCAAGATCGGCACGACCCGCCGTGGCATCGGTCCCGCCTACGAAGACAAGGTTGGACGCCGCGCCATCCGCGTGCTCGATCTCGCAGACCTGGACAGCCTGCCGGGCAAGGTCGATCGCCTGCTGACACATCACAACGCGCTTCGCCGCGGTCTCGGCCAGGCGGAAGTGGACCAAGACGTCATCCTGGACGAACTGAAAGCCGTTGCCGAGCGCCTGCTTCCCTATAGCGAAGCCGTCTGGCGGCTCCTGGATCGCGAACGGCGCCGCGGCGCGCGCATCCTTTTTGAAGGAGCGCAAGGGACGCTGCTCGACATCGACCACGGCACCTATCCGTTCGTGACCTCGTCAAACACGGTCGCCGGCCAGGCCGCGGCCGGATCCGGCATGGGCCCGGGATCCGTCGGCTATGTGCTCGGCATCACCAAGGCCTACACGACCCGCGTCGGCGAAGGCCCGTTCCCGACCGAGCAGCAGAACGAGATCGGCAACTTCCTCGGCGAACGCGGCCATGAATTCGGCACCGTGACGGGCCGCAAGCGCCGCTGTGGCTGGTTCGACGCCGTGCTCGTGCGCCAGTCCGTCGCGACCAACGGCATCTCCGGCATCGCCCTGACCAAGCTCGACGTTCTCGACGGTCTCGATGAACTGAAGATCTGCGTCGGCTACGAGCTCGATGGCGAAACCTATGATTACCTGCCGGCCAGCCAAGGCCTGCAGGCTCGGGTCAAGCCGATCTATGAAACGCTCGAAGGCTGGAAAGAATCGACGGTCGGCGCACGGCGTTGGAGCGATCTTCCCGCACAGGCAGTGAAATACGTGCGTCACATCGAAGAACTTATCGGTGCACCTGTCGCTCTTCTTTCCACCAGCCCTGAACGCGATGACACGATACTTGTGACCGATCCGTTTGAAGACTAG
- a CDS encoding DMT family transporter: MQRRAYILLTLTALIWGANAVAGKLAVGHVSPLLLTLFRWLFALLAVLPFAWPHIRRDLPVIRQNLTYLLLLGGAGFTGFNATLYLALNYTSTINVVIEQAGMPLIIFVANFILLRIAVSGLQIVGFALTLVGVAVTVSGGDFGALVALQLNRGDALMLVAILFYGGYTVALRWKPPIHWLSLMAVLCFGAALGALPLSIAEAATDSLIMPDATGWAIVLFTAILPSLVAQALYIRGNEIIGANRAGLFVNLVPIFGTVLAVAVVGEELYPFHLVGLGLVLGGIAIAEKGKPKVA; the protein is encoded by the coding sequence GTGCAGCGTCGCGCCTATATCCTTCTGACACTCACCGCATTGATCTGGGGCGCGAATGCCGTCGCGGGCAAACTTGCCGTCGGGCATGTGAGCCCGTTGCTCCTGACGCTCTTCAGATGGCTGTTCGCGCTTCTGGCGGTTCTGCCCTTCGCCTGGCCGCATATCCGGCGCGACCTGCCCGTCATCCGCCAGAACCTGACCTATCTGCTGCTGCTCGGTGGCGCTGGCTTCACCGGCTTCAACGCAACGCTTTATCTGGCGCTCAACTACACCAGCACCATCAATGTGGTGATCGAGCAGGCCGGCATGCCGCTCATCATCTTCGTCGCGAATTTCATCCTGCTGCGCATCGCGGTCAGCGGATTGCAGATCGTGGGTTTCGCGCTGACGCTCGTCGGCGTCGCCGTGACAGTTTCGGGTGGCGATTTCGGCGCGCTCGTCGCCCTGCAGCTCAATCGGGGCGACGCGTTGATGCTGGTCGCGATTCTCTTTTACGGCGGCTACACGGTCGCGCTGCGCTGGAAGCCGCCAATCCACTGGCTGAGCCTGATGGCGGTTCTTTGCTTCGGGGCAGCGCTCGGCGCCCTGCCGCTCTCCATTGCGGAAGCGGCTACCGATAGCCTGATCATGCCGGATGCGACGGGCTGGGCGATCGTGCTGTTCACCGCAATCCTGCCGTCACTCGTCGCCCAAGCGCTGTATATCCGCGGAAACGAGATCATCGGTGCCAATCGCGCCGGCCTTTTCGTCAATCTGGTGCCGATCTTCGGAACGGTGCTTGCCGTCGCCGTGGTCGGCGAAGAGCTTTATCCGTTCCACCTTGTCGGGCTTGGGCTCGTGCTTGGCGGCATCGCGATCGCCGAAAAGGGCAAGCCGAAGGTCGCGTGA
- a CDS encoding DUF2945 domain-containing protein — protein MEKYRKGTKVEWKWGNGEGTGKVAESFTEKVTRTIKGEKITRDASKDDPAYLIEQEDGDRVLKGHGELKKAS, from the coding sequence GTGGAAAAATACCGCAAGGGCACCAAGGTCGAGTGGAAGTGGGGCAACGGCGAAGGGACCGGAAAGGTCGCCGAAAGCTTCACCGAAAAGGTTACCCGCACCATCAAGGGCGAGAAGATCACCCGCGATGCGTCGAAGGACGATCCGGCCTATCTCATCGAACAGGAAGACGGCGATCGCGTGTTGAAAGGCCATGGCGAACTGAAGAAGGCCTCTTGA
- a CDS encoding GNAT family N-acetyltransferase — MPDYQWRRAVPGDVPRIAEISSIALAAYPEEPAIFQELLALAPDGCFVMEMDGAIVGYLVGHPWMKGRPPALNQTIGTLPESPDCWYLHDLSLLESARGFGAAREAVRLAAAASRAAGLDVVALVAVNGAGGFWRAQGFGPLEPEQGREGIASYGDDAIYMERQV; from the coding sequence ATGCCCGACTATCAGTGGCGCCGCGCCGTGCCTGGAGACGTTCCACGCATCGCCGAAATCTCGTCCATCGCGCTCGCGGCATACCCCGAGGAGCCGGCGATCTTCCAAGAACTTCTCGCCTTGGCGCCCGATGGCTGCTTTGTCATGGAAATGGACGGTGCGATCGTGGGTTATCTGGTCGGGCACCCTTGGATGAAGGGCCGCCCGCCAGCGCTGAATCAGACGATCGGGACGCTGCCGGAAAGCCCGGATTGCTGGTACCTCCATGATCTCAGCCTGCTTGAGTCGGCGCGCGGCTTCGGCGCGGCGCGCGAAGCGGTGCGGCTCGCGGCAGCAGCATCGCGTGCAGCAGGTCTCGATGTCGTGGCTCTCGTGGCAGTCAATGGCGCGGGCGGGTTCTGGCGCGCACAGGGCTTCGGACCGCTGGAACCGGAGCAGGGCCGTGAGGGCATCGCAAGCTATGGCGACGATGCGATCTACATGGAGCGTCAGGTCTGA
- a CDS encoding methyl-accepting chemotaxis protein — MKSLKIGARIYLLACLALLIMAAAVAYQTYVGFNSTVEERKAKLAQMNDAAITIIQNFHAAEQSGAMSQEDAQAGALRAVMAVRYGADGYFWVNDMNHIMVAHPINEKLVGQDVSGMQDPTGKYFFQEFVDVVQANGSGFVEYYWPKPGFEEAVEKYSHVAGFAPWGWVVGNGVYTDDLQALLWQETSVAAGTILFAALLTLASAFFISRSIALPVMELKSVMREVAENDTSTDVPHIDRRDEIGEMAKALVLLRQSVIDRNFLESNKAEQQSQIDAERNANESARRRHAEEVQLAIDGIGQALSELADGNLLYRIDTQFSGQLDVLRENFNHSVAKLDDAMKAVGENARGIDAGSREIQSAADDLSRRTEQQAASVEETAAALEEITTTVKDSARRAEEARQLVARTKEGAERSGAIVRDAVHAMEKIENSSVEIANIIGLIDDIAFQTNLLALNAGVEAARAGDAGKGFAVVAQEVRELAQRSASAAREIKTLISSSGDQVKQGVDLVGRTGDALQAIVGEVQEINAHVAAIAESAKEQSIGLGEINSAVNTMDQGTQQNAAMVEQSTAASHNLAREAAELNALLAQFKMGEGASSAAHSARTSAPSRVSKSVGPAHVSASTPSRPSPARALGRRLAGAFGGAATAAVARSSEENWEEF, encoded by the coding sequence GTGAAATCATTGAAAATCGGGGCGCGCATCTATCTGCTGGCGTGCCTGGCACTCCTCATCATGGCGGCTGCCGTCGCCTATCAAACCTATGTCGGATTCAATTCCACCGTCGAGGAGCGCAAGGCGAAGCTTGCGCAGATGAACGACGCAGCCATCACCATCATCCAGAACTTCCATGCTGCCGAGCAGTCTGGCGCGATGAGCCAGGAAGACGCGCAGGCGGGGGCTCTGCGCGCTGTCATGGCCGTGCGTTACGGCGCCGACGGGTATTTCTGGGTCAACGACATGAACCACATCATGGTCGCTCACCCGATCAACGAGAAACTCGTCGGCCAGGATGTCAGCGGCATGCAGGACCCGACCGGCAAGTATTTCTTCCAGGAATTCGTGGACGTCGTTCAGGCGAACGGCTCCGGCTTCGTCGAATATTACTGGCCGAAGCCTGGGTTCGAGGAAGCGGTGGAGAAATACTCCCACGTTGCGGGCTTCGCACCCTGGGGATGGGTCGTCGGAAATGGCGTCTATACGGACGACCTTCAGGCGCTTCTTTGGCAAGAAACCTCCGTCGCAGCAGGGACAATCCTGTTTGCAGCGCTTCTCACGCTCGCCAGCGCCTTTTTCATCAGCCGTTCGATCGCCTTGCCGGTGATGGAACTGAAATCGGTCATGCGGGAGGTGGCGGAGAACGATACGTCCACCGACGTGCCGCATATCGATCGACGTGACGAGATCGGCGAAATGGCGAAGGCGCTCGTCCTGTTGCGCCAGTCGGTCATCGACCGCAATTTTCTGGAGAGCAACAAAGCGGAGCAGCAGTCGCAGATCGACGCCGAGCGCAACGCGAACGAAAGCGCACGCCGCCGTCATGCCGAAGAGGTCCAGCTTGCCATCGACGGCATTGGTCAGGCCCTGAGCGAGCTTGCCGATGGCAACCTGCTCTATCGCATCGACACCCAGTTCAGCGGCCAGCTCGACGTGCTGCGCGAGAACTTCAACCACTCCGTCGCCAAGCTGGACGACGCGATGAAAGCGGTCGGCGAAAATGCCCGCGGCATCGATGCCGGTTCACGCGAGATTCAATCGGCAGCCGACGACCTGTCGCGCCGCACGGAACAGCAGGCAGCCTCTGTCGAAGAGACCGCAGCGGCTCTCGAAGAGATCACCACCACGGTCAAGGACAGCGCACGCCGCGCCGAAGAAGCACGCCAGTTGGTGGCACGCACCAAAGAGGGCGCCGAACGCTCGGGTGCCATCGTGCGAGACGCTGTCCATGCGATGGAAAAAATCGAGAATTCGTCGGTCGAGATCGCCAACATCATCGGCCTCATCGACGACATCGCGTTTCAGACCAACCTGCTCGCGCTGAATGCCGGTGTGGAAGCAGCCCGCGCTGGCGATGCCGGCAAGGGCTTTGCGGTCGTCGCCCAGGAAGTGCGCGAATTGGCTCAGCGGTCCGCTTCGGCGGCACGTGAGATCAAGACGCTGATCAGTTCGTCCGGCGATCAGGTCAAGCAGGGCGTCGACCTTGTCGGTCGCACCGGTGATGCGCTCCAGGCCATCGTCGGCGAGGTGCAGGAGATCAATGCCCATGTCGCCGCGATCGCAGAAAGCGCCAAGGAGCAGTCGATCGGGCTCGGCGAGATCAACAGCGCCGTGAATACGATGGACCAGGGCACGCAGCAGAATGCGGCGATGGTGGAACAGTCGACAGCGGCGAGCCACAATCTCGCCCGCGAGGCCGCCGAGCTGAACGCGCTGCTCGCACAGTTCAAGATGGGAGAAGGTGCGTCGTCTGCCGCACATAGCGCGCGGACTTCGGCGCCCTCACGGGTATCGAAGTCGGTCGGCCCGGCGCATGTCAGCGCCAGCACCCCATCGAGACCATCGCCTGCGCGCGCGCTGGGACGGCGACTGGCGGGAGCGTTCGGCGGCGCGGCAACCGCTGCGGTGGCTCGTTCGAGCGAAGAGAACTGGGAAGAGTTCTGA
- a CDS encoding YceI family protein translates to MRAWVIGAFAAVGASLCSPAAVSPAFSVTLEEAAGSYLVADNSHIRFSVGQVGGGQIAGEFATFTGTLQLNADDPSRSVVVFDLYPESVSTGQQRIDDFLRSAAVFDTANYDVVSFRSIDVKLTGPDTAIVHGIVTARGKTAEADFDVALTGEGPGSLQFKVTGDIMRSPFGMEVGTPIYSNVVRFDMQLETMRR, encoded by the coding sequence ATGCGTGCGTGGGTAATCGGAGCATTCGCCGCAGTCGGCGCTTCACTATGCAGCCCGGCGGCGGTCTCGCCGGCATTCTCTGTAACCTTGGAGGAGGCGGCGGGCAGCTATCTCGTGGCCGATAATTCGCACATCCGGTTCTCGGTCGGCCAGGTTGGCGGAGGCCAGATCGCCGGGGAGTTCGCGACATTCACGGGAACGCTGCAACTGAACGCGGACGATCCATCCCGCTCGGTCGTGGTCTTCGATCTATATCCGGAGAGCGTGTCGACCGGTCAGCAGCGCATCGACGATTTTCTGCGCTCTGCGGCGGTGTTCGATACCGCAAACTATGATGTGGTCAGTTTCCGCTCGATAGACGTCAAGCTCACCGGGCCCGACACGGCGATTGTCCACGGCATCGTCACGGCACGCGGTAAGACCGCAGAGGCTGATTTCGACGTGGCGCTCACGGGCGAGGGGCCGGGATCTCTGCAGTTCAAGGTGACAGGCGACATCATGCGGTCGCCCTTCGGCATGGAAGTCGGAACGCCGATCTATTCGAACGTCGTTCGCTTCGACATGCAATTGGAAACGATGCGCCGCTGA
- the rpoH gene encoding RNA polymerase sigma factor RpoH produces MARSTLPSISSGEGGLNRYLEEIRKFPMLQPQEEYMLGKRYQEHGDREAAHRLVTSHLRLVAKIAMGYRGYGLPIGEVVSEGNVGLMQAVKKFDPERGFRLATYAMWWIKASIQEYILRSWSLVKMGTTANQKRLFFNLRKLKGKMQALEEGDLRPDQVSHIATTLNVSEDEVVSMNRRLSGDASLNAPIRATEGESGQWQDWLVDDSESQEDMLIEQDELDDRRSMLAGALNVLNDRERRIFEARRLSENPITLEDLSGEFDISRERVRQIEVRAFEKVQDAVKKTAAERAKALRVVEDA; encoded by the coding sequence ATGGCCCGCAGTACATTGCCATCCATTTCTTCTGGCGAAGGCGGTCTCAACCGCTATCTTGAAGAAATCCGTAAATTTCCGATGCTGCAGCCGCAGGAAGAGTACATGCTCGGCAAGCGGTATCAGGAGCACGGCGACCGCGAAGCTGCCCACCGGCTGGTAACCAGCCACCTTCGCCTCGTCGCGAAAATCGCGATGGGCTATCGCGGCTATGGCCTGCCGATCGGCGAAGTCGTTTCCGAGGGCAATGTCGGCCTCATGCAGGCCGTCAAGAAATTCGACCCGGAGCGTGGCTTTCGCCTGGCGACATACGCCATGTGGTGGATCAAGGCGTCCATTCAAGAGTATATTCTTCGTTCGTGGTCGCTCGTGAAAATGGGCACGACCGCCAACCAGAAGCGGCTTTTCTTCAACCTGCGCAAGCTGAAGGGCAAGATGCAGGCGCTGGAGGAAGGCGATCTGCGGCCTGACCAGGTTTCGCATATCGCGACGACGCTGAACGTCTCCGAGGACGAAGTCGTTTCGATGAACCGCCGTCTTTCGGGCGATGCCTCGCTCAACGCGCCGATCCGCGCAACGGAAGGCGAATCCGGCCAGTGGCAGGATTGGCTCGTCGACGACAGCGAAAGCCAGGAAGACATGCTGATCGAGCAGGACGAGCTCGACGACCGTCGCTCCATGCTCGCCGGCGCGCTCAACGTGCTGAACGACCGTGAACGCCGCATTTTCGAAGCCCGCAGGCTCTCGGAAAACCCGATCACGCTGGAAGACCTCTCCGGCGAGTTCGACATCAGCCGCGAGCGCGTGCGCCAGATCGAAGTCCGTGCCTTCGAAAAGGTGCAGGATGCGGTCAAGAAGACAGCCGCCGAGCGTGCCAAGGCTCTCCGGGTCGTCGAAGACGCATAA
- a CDS encoding cytochrome b, which yields MRLRNDREGYGSVSIGLHWLIAVVFISQIMLGVVMTRILPETAATTFWAYQWHKSFGLLLLLLAALRLIWVLVETRPVTKGSRGLVLAAGVVHRCLLVAPILIALAGWVVVSVSPLGIPTFAFNLFVVPHLPLAPGDVAETRATMVHRWLAYGTVSVVAIHIAAALLHHFRWRDDTLLRMMPKRRQSAGNDR from the coding sequence ATGCGGTTGCGTAACGACCGAGAGGGCTATGGAAGCGTGTCGATCGGCCTCCATTGGCTGATCGCGGTCGTTTTCATAAGCCAGATCATGCTCGGCGTTGTCATGACGCGCATCTTGCCGGAGACCGCTGCCACGACGTTCTGGGCCTATCAGTGGCATAAGAGCTTCGGCTTGCTGCTGTTGCTTCTGGCCGCACTGCGGCTGATTTGGGTGCTGGTCGAAACGAGGCCAGTCACCAAAGGCAGCCGCGGGTTGGTGCTAGCTGCGGGGGTCGTGCATCGCTGCCTGCTCGTCGCACCGATCCTCATTGCGCTGGCAGGTTGGGTCGTGGTGTCGGTATCGCCGCTCGGTATCCCGACTTTTGCGTTCAATCTATTCGTCGTTCCGCATCTCCCGCTGGCTCCCGGCGACGTTGCGGAAACGCGGGCGACGATGGTGCATCGCTGGCTTGCCTACGGCACGGTGAGTGTCGTGGCCATCCACATCGCCGCCGCACTGCTGCATCATTTTCGGTGGCGGGATGACACATTGCTGAGAATGATGCCGAAGCGCCGCCAATCCGCCGGAAACGACCGGTAA